A part of Acropora palmata chromosome 6, jaAcrPala1.3, whole genome shotgun sequence genomic DNA contains:
- the LOC141883360 gene encoding serine/threonine-protein kinase mos-like isoform X1, whose amino-acid sequence MLSLICSRPKETTETMALQCKAFVGEIQILSDDESALVQIAKPLGSGGFGTVYEGKFRGRKVAVKKMNTNSKNPRAVLQSFQAETSIASFCHPHIVRTLAASSSDRPLSERMIVMEFAGPRTLRNILDNEKEIIDEERRLKFASHVTLALEFIHARDIAHLDVKPANLLVDSKDVCKLGDFGCSQVVDDGDNLPASPTYSYLTGTFAYRAPELLKGETPSPKADIYSLGICLWQLLTREQPYGSENLYVVVFGVVAYNLRPRVPTLDEAASRYQQLVESLWQSSPCMRPTASETIKVLRSLQIS is encoded by the coding sequence ATGTTATCGTTAATTTGCAGTCGACCCAAAGAAACTACGGAGACAATGGCCCTTCAATGCAAGGCCTTTGTTGGGGAGATCCAAATCCTCTCGGACGACGAAAGCGCCCTCGTTCAAATCGCCAAGCCTCTCGGAAGCGGAGGTTTCGGTACTGTATACGAAGGGAAATTTCGGGGACGAAAAGTTGCcgtgaaaaaaatgaacacgAATTCGAAAAATCCTCGAGCGGTTCTGCAAAGCTTTCAAGCAGAAACTTCAATAGCCTCGTTTTGTCATCCTCACATTGTCCGGACTCTTGCTGCCTCGAGCTCGGACCGGCCCCTGTCGGAAAGAATGATCGTCATGGAATTTGCTGGCCCAAGGACTTTGCGCAATATTTTAGACAACGAGAAGGAGATTATTGATGAAGAAAGGAGGTTGAAATTCGCCTCCCATGTTACTTTGGCTTTGGAGTTTATACACGCACGAGACATTGCCCATTTAGACGTAAAACCAGCGAATCTCTTGGTCGATTCTAAAGATGTTTGCAAGCTAGGCGATTTTGGCTGCAGTCAAGTCGTTGATGACGGTGATAATTTACCTGCCAGCCCAACTTATTCCTATTTGACAGGCACGTTTGCTTATCGGGCACCAGAACTTCTTAAGGGGGAGACACCCTCTCCAAAAGCAGATATCTATTCCTTGGGAATATGTCTTTGGCAACTATTAACTCGGGAGCAACCTTATGGCTCGGAAAACTTGTACGTTGTCGTGTTTGGTGTGGTTGCGTACAACTTGCGGCCACGTGTTCCAACTTTAGATGAGGCAGCGAGCCGTTATCAGCAATTGGTGGAATCGCTATGGCAGTCAAGCCCTTGTATGAGGCCAACAGCCAGCGAGACTATCAAAGTTCTGCGATCATTACAGATAAGCTAA
- the LOC141883360 gene encoding serine/threonine-protein kinase mos-like isoform X2, producing MALQCKAFVGEIQILSDDESALVQIAKPLGSGGFGTVYEGKFRGRKVAVKKMNTNSKNPRAVLQSFQAETSIASFCHPHIVRTLAASSSDRPLSERMIVMEFAGPRTLRNILDNEKEIIDEERRLKFASHVTLALEFIHARDIAHLDVKPANLLVDSKDVCKLGDFGCSQVVDDGDNLPASPTYSYLTGTFAYRAPELLKGETPSPKADIYSLGICLWQLLTREQPYGSENLYVVVFGVVAYNLRPRVPTLDEAASRYQQLVESLWQSSPCMRPTASETIKVLRSLQIS from the coding sequence ATGGCCCTTCAATGCAAGGCCTTTGTTGGGGAGATCCAAATCCTCTCGGACGACGAAAGCGCCCTCGTTCAAATCGCCAAGCCTCTCGGAAGCGGAGGTTTCGGTACTGTATACGAAGGGAAATTTCGGGGACGAAAAGTTGCcgtgaaaaaaatgaacacgAATTCGAAAAATCCTCGAGCGGTTCTGCAAAGCTTTCAAGCAGAAACTTCAATAGCCTCGTTTTGTCATCCTCACATTGTCCGGACTCTTGCTGCCTCGAGCTCGGACCGGCCCCTGTCGGAAAGAATGATCGTCATGGAATTTGCTGGCCCAAGGACTTTGCGCAATATTTTAGACAACGAGAAGGAGATTATTGATGAAGAAAGGAGGTTGAAATTCGCCTCCCATGTTACTTTGGCTTTGGAGTTTATACACGCACGAGACATTGCCCATTTAGACGTAAAACCAGCGAATCTCTTGGTCGATTCTAAAGATGTTTGCAAGCTAGGCGATTTTGGCTGCAGTCAAGTCGTTGATGACGGTGATAATTTACCTGCCAGCCCAACTTATTCCTATTTGACAGGCACGTTTGCTTATCGGGCACCAGAACTTCTTAAGGGGGAGACACCCTCTCCAAAAGCAGATATCTATTCCTTGGGAATATGTCTTTGGCAACTATTAACTCGGGAGCAACCTTATGGCTCGGAAAACTTGTACGTTGTCGTGTTTGGTGTGGTTGCGTACAACTTGCGGCCACGTGTTCCAACTTTAGATGAGGCAGCGAGCCGTTATCAGCAATTGGTGGAATCGCTATGGCAGTCAAGCCCTTGTATGAGGCCAACAGCCAGCGAGACTATCAAAGTTCTGCGATCATTACAGATAAGCTAA
- the LOC141883357 gene encoding protein kinase C and casein kinase substrate in neurons protein 1-like: MENGDTDVPVDAQNEPNGSEVASYPQLGEIEDRTDNPNVSSPSWSSTVTATAPSSSSFNFWDVNGYKPTVKRIDDGARLCDDFLKLLAERAEIEGLYAAKLQGWSKKWKEFVNKGPEYGSLKSSWLNITNEADQLAEIHNELQIRLVNQVHGNLQKWKSSNYHKSLLSWKETKNAEDGFSKAQKPWTKRHEEVLKCKRAYYQACKARDLAEKLYKESSVEGSVTNEEQVRKLKDKASKATNDAQVTKEKYQDSLRDISNYNPKYTEDMRYQFTKCQDTEEERKKFFKGTLITFSQQVSLVPHFSRISSIYSDLKATFEATDVLADVSWWAVNCGVEMPVIWPKFEEYTGQEEQQQQQQPQPQPQPQQETAVTQADSSKSDTGSPATKKSSVCTTI, encoded by the exons ATGGAAAACGGCGATACAGATGTTCCAGTAGATGCGCAAAATGAGCCGAATGGTAGCGAAGTTGCATCATACCCACAACTCGGAGAAATCGAAGATAGAACGGATAATCCCAACGTCAGCTCACCCAGTTGGAGCTCCACTGTTACTGCAACAGCTCCGTCGTCCTCCTCGTTTAACTTTTGGGATGTCAATGGCTACAAACCAACTGTGAAAAGAATCGACGATGGGGCAAGATTATGCGACGATTTTTTAAAGCTGCTCGCGGAAAGAGCAGAGATCGAGGGACTGTATGCAGCAAAGTTGCAAG GTTGGAGTAAAAAGTGGAAAGAATTTGTCAATAAAGGACCAGAATATGGGTCACTCAAAAGTTCCTGGCTCAATATCACAAATGAAGCTGATCAACTTGCTGAGATTCACAATGAACTGCAAATAAGGCTTGTCAACCAGGTCCATGGGAATTTACAAAAATGGAAATCATCAAACTATCACAAGTCACTTCTGAGctggaaagaaacaaaaaatgcagAGGACGGTTTCAGCAAGGCACAAAAACCTTGGACTAAGAGACATGAGGAAG TTCTAAAGTGCAAACGAGCTTACTATCAAGCTTGCAAGGCCAGAGACCTGGCAGAGAAACTTTACAAAGAATCATCAGTTGAAGGGAGTGTCACTAACGAGGAGCAGGTGAGGAAACTTAAGGACAAGGCCAGTAAAGCCACCAATGATGCACAGGTCACCAAAGAGAAGTATCAAGACAGTTTGAGAGACATCAGCAATTACAACCCCAAGTACACAGAAGATATGCGTTATCAGTTCACTAAATGCCAAGACACTGAAGAGGAACGGAAAAAGTTTTTCAAGGGCACATTAATTACCTTCAGTCAGCAGGTGTCATTAGTGCCTCACTTTAGCAG GATATCCAGTATCTACAGCGATCTCAAAGCTACTTTTGAAGCTACTGATGTTCTTGCTGATGTTTCATGGTGGGCTGTGAACTGTGGTGTGGAAATGCCTGTGATATGGCCAAAATTTGAG GAATACACAGGACAAgaggaacaacaacaacaacaacaaccacaacCACAACCACAACCACAGCAAGAGACAGCTGTCACTCAAGCAGATTCCTCCAAGTCAGATACAGGTTCCCCTGCTACCAAGAAGAGCTCAGTTTGTACAACAATATAG